The following coding sequences are from one Sesamum indicum cultivar Zhongzhi No. 13 linkage group LG11, S_indicum_v1.0, whole genome shotgun sequence window:
- the LOC105174316 gene encoding probable E3 ubiquitin-protein ligase LUL2 isoform X1: MDIVVNVKLKRVRVFFHVRCQLPTQPYLNLHQHFSHQLIFYLVSALSFVIMGNTGSRRAQGRRRTASSRSHPPPQPPRPRRYAFVAETPYPPQNSNPDLAQYYQYPRYYPHPTAMPIPPLATHANLIGRGSSSGAMTRPSAYVEHQKAVTIRNDVNVKKETLRIEPDEGNPGKHLVTFTFDATVAASITILFFAKEGEDCCLTPMKENLHPPITVHFRQGLAQKFKQPSGTGIDLSAFHERELSKNSDKNVYPLAVMAEALPSGKPDSVYPNSQITQAVFEKDKGEYHVKVVKQILWVTGMRYELQEIYGIGNTVEDDFDGNDPGKGCVICLSEAPDTTVLPCRHMCMCSECAKVLTLQTNRCPICRQPVERLLEIKISNGTNT, translated from the exons ATGGACATTGTTGTGAACGTCAAGCTCAAGCGTGTCCGTGTCTTCTTTCATGTCAGGTGCCAACTGCCAACCCAACCTTACCTTAACCTCCATCAACATTTCTCACATCAACTCATATTCTACTTAGTTTCTGCCCTTTCCTTTGTAATCATGGGTAATACTGGGAGCCGCAGGGCGCAGGGACGTAGAAGGACCGCCAGCTCCCGCTCCCACCCGCCGCCTCAGCCTCCGCGACCCAGGCGGTATGCTTTCGTGGCTGAGACGCCTTACCCTCCACAGAATTCCAACCCCGACCTTGCCCAGTATTATCAGTACCCGCGTTATTATCCGCATCCGACAGCGATGCCGATTCCACCGCTGGCCACGCATGCTAATTTGATTGGCAGGGGTTCCTCCTCTGGCGCCATGACGCGGCCTTCGGCGTACGTGGAGCATCAGAAGGCGGTCACGATTAGGAATGATGTTAATGTGAAGAAGGAAACGCTAAGAATCGAACCTGATGAGGGAAATCCTGGCAAGCATCTTGTGACGTTCACGTTCGATGCGACGGTGGCCGCGAG CATAACCATACTTTTCTTTGCAAAGGAGGGTGAAGATTGTTGTCTTACTCCAATGAAAGAAAACCTGCATCCGCCCATCACCGTGCATTTCCGACAAGGTTTAGcccaaaaatttaaacaacCCTCTGGAACTGGGATAGATCTTTCAGCTTTTCACGAGCGAGAATTGTCAAAAAACAGTGACAAGAACGTCTACCCTCTGGCTGTTATGGCAGAGGCCTTGCCAAGTGGAAAACCAGACAGTGTATACCCAAACTCCCAGATAACTCAGGCTGTGTTTGAGAAAGATAAAGGGGAATATCATGTTAAGGTGGTGAAGCAAATACTATGGGTTACCGGCATGAGGTATGAATTACAAGAGATTTATGGAATTGGAAACACAGTGGAGGATGATTTCGATGGGAATGACCCTGGAAAGGGATGCGTTATATGCCTTTCAGAAGCCCCAGACACTACAGTCCTTCCCTGTCGGCATATG TGCATGTGCAGCGAGTGTGCAAAGGTCTTGACGTTACAGACGAACAGGTGCCCGATATGCAGACAGCCAGTTGAGCGTCTTTTGGAGATCAAGATCAGCAATGGGACCAATACATGA
- the LOC105174316 gene encoding probable E3 ubiquitin-protein ligase LOG2 isoform X2, translating to MDIVVNVKLKRVRVFFHVRAQGRRRTASSRSHPPPQPPRPRRYAFVAETPYPPQNSNPDLAQYYQYPRYYPHPTAMPIPPLATHANLIGRGSSSGAMTRPSAYVEHQKAVTIRNDVNVKKETLRIEPDEGNPGKHLVTFTFDATVAASITILFFAKEGEDCCLTPMKENLHPPITVHFRQGLAQKFKQPSGTGIDLSAFHERELSKNSDKNVYPLAVMAEALPSGKPDSVYPNSQITQAVFEKDKGEYHVKVVKQILWVTGMRYELQEIYGIGNTVEDDFDGNDPGKGCVICLSEAPDTTVLPCRHMCMCSECAKVLTLQTNRCPICRQPVERLLEIKISNGTNT from the exons ATGGACATTGTTGTGAACGTCAAGCTCAAGCGTGTCCGTGTCTTCTTTCATGTCAG GGCGCAGGGACGTAGAAGGACCGCCAGCTCCCGCTCCCACCCGCCGCCTCAGCCTCCGCGACCCAGGCGGTATGCTTTCGTGGCTGAGACGCCTTACCCTCCACAGAATTCCAACCCCGACCTTGCCCAGTATTATCAGTACCCGCGTTATTATCCGCATCCGACAGCGATGCCGATTCCACCGCTGGCCACGCATGCTAATTTGATTGGCAGGGGTTCCTCCTCTGGCGCCATGACGCGGCCTTCGGCGTACGTGGAGCATCAGAAGGCGGTCACGATTAGGAATGATGTTAATGTGAAGAAGGAAACGCTAAGAATCGAACCTGATGAGGGAAATCCTGGCAAGCATCTTGTGACGTTCACGTTCGATGCGACGGTGGCCGCGAG CATAACCATACTTTTCTTTGCAAAGGAGGGTGAAGATTGTTGTCTTACTCCAATGAAAGAAAACCTGCATCCGCCCATCACCGTGCATTTCCGACAAGGTTTAGcccaaaaatttaaacaacCCTCTGGAACTGGGATAGATCTTTCAGCTTTTCACGAGCGAGAATTGTCAAAAAACAGTGACAAGAACGTCTACCCTCTGGCTGTTATGGCAGAGGCCTTGCCAAGTGGAAAACCAGACAGTGTATACCCAAACTCCCAGATAACTCAGGCTGTGTTTGAGAAAGATAAAGGGGAATATCATGTTAAGGTGGTGAAGCAAATACTATGGGTTACCGGCATGAGGTATGAATTACAAGAGATTTATGGAATTGGAAACACAGTGGAGGATGATTTCGATGGGAATGACCCTGGAAAGGGATGCGTTATATGCCTTTCAGAAGCCCCAGACACTACAGTCCTTCCCTGTCGGCATATG TGCATGTGCAGCGAGTGTGCAAAGGTCTTGACGTTACAGACGAACAGGTGCCCGATATGCAGACAGCCAGTTGAGCGTCTTTTGGAGATCAAGATCAGCAATGGGACCAATACATGA
- the LOC105174317 gene encoding uncharacterized protein LOC105174317 isoform X2 → MDSAEGKSLTNKNDEGFPKNNSSVSLSPPQAPKAGDLSEITEESSSSKQERGEELILKIPKAMIEGSMEDSMTINMPLSPAPTPKRVNFSPLPSPNRLRFIGSPGPSSSKGKSAMKNFLPKLNFKFRNTNSEIEKDAMLALGASPEMRGKISIARTFSLTKIFTPKMKRTSSLPATPILHSNPESAHGGIANIEADVPKGGYQLPMHRSLSVPVLNKDGSLKQMDYLGGIYRVIPTTPRPTEQIAATSIPSVAIDIGNNYTKDIPQEEAVCRICLVELGECSDTLKMECSCKGELALAHQECAVKWFSIKGNKTCDVCKQEVKNLPVTLLRIQNVQTRGHGARQPEVTRYRVWQDVPVLVIVSMLAYFCFLEQLLVAKMGSSAIAISLPFSCILGLLASMTSTTMVRKRYAWIYATIQFALVVLFAHIFYSVLHVQAVLSVLLATFAGFGGAMCGTSILFEILKWRRTWNAWSNTEGDSAQTNQASETIDAGQTGLQLPQSEAQNQGSGHGS, encoded by the exons ATGGACTCTGCTGAAGGGAAATCCTTAACCAACAAAAATGATGAGGGCTTTCCCAAGAACAACAGCTCTGTTAGTTTATCACCTCCTCAAGCCCCAAAG GCTGGAGATTTGAGTGAAATAACTGAGGAATCATCAAGCAGTAAGCAAGAGCGGGGAGAAGAGCTGATTTTAAAGATACCCAAGGCAATGATCGAGGGATCCATGGAGGATTCGATGACAATAAACATGCCTCTTTCACCTGCTCCAACTCCCAAAAGAGTAAATTTTTCCCCATTACCCAGCCCTAACCGACTTAGATTCATTGGATCTCCAGGCCCTTCGTCATCCAAAGGAAAATCAGCCATGAAAAATTTCCTTCCCAAACTGAACTTCAAATTCCGGAATACAAACTCGGAGATAGAAAAAGATGCCATGCTAGCACTGGGTGCTTCCCCTGAGATGCGTGGGAAGATATCAATAGCTAGAACATTCTCTCTTACGAAGATTTTCACACCCAAGATGAAGAGGACATCATCCTTACCAGCTACGCCTATTTTGCACTCAAATCCGGAGTCAGCTCATGGAGGAATTGCCAACATTGAAGCTGATGTACCT AAAGGTGGGTACCAGCTACCAATGCATCGTTCCTTGTCAGTTCCTGTCCTCAACAAAGATGGAAGCCTGAAACAGATGGACTATTTAGGTGGTATTTATCGTGTGATTCCTACTACTCCAAGACCAACAGAGCAGATTGCTGCAACATCAATACCTAGTGTAGCAATTGATATAGG CAATAACTATACCAAAGACATCCCTCAAGAAGAAGCTGTTTGTAGAATCTGCTTGGTTGAACTTGGTGAGTGCTCAGACACCCTGAAGATGGAATGCAGCTGTAAAGGTGAACTTGCACTAGCCCATCAGGAATGTGCAGTTAAATGGTTTAGCATAAAAGGCAACAAGACTTGTGATGTCTGCAAGCAAGAGGTCAAGAACTTACCTGTCACACTTTTAAGAATCCAAAATGTTCAAACTCGAGGACATGGAGCTCGTCAGCCTGAAGTAACTCGGTACAG GGTTTGGCAGGACGTTCCCGTGCTTGTTATCGTTAGCATGCTTGCGTATTTTTGTTTCCTGGAGCAACTTTTG GTTGCGAAAATGGGATCCAGTGCAATTGCCATATCTTTGCCCTTTTCTTGCATATTAGGTCTCCTTGCATCTATGACATCAACTACTATGG TAAGGAAGAGATACGCATGGATATATGCAACAATTCAGTTTGCGCTGGTGGTTCTTTTTGCACATATTTTTTACTCGGTG CTTCACGTGCAAGCAGTTCTATCTGTTCTTCTTGCAACATTTGCTGGTTTTGGAGGTGCAATGTGTGGAACTTCCATTCTTTTCGAGATTCTTAAGTGGAGAAGAACATGGAATGCTTGGTCAAATACCGAAGGTGATTCTGCACAGACGAACCAAGCTTCAGAGACCATTGATGCTGGCCAAACAGGTTTACAACTACCCCAAAGTGAAGCACAGAATCAAGGGAGTGGTCATGGCAGCTGA
- the LOC105174317 gene encoding uncharacterized protein LOC105174317 isoform X1 — MDSAEGKSLTNKNDEGFPKNNSSVSLSPPQAPKAGDLSEITEESSSSKQERGEELILKIPKAMIEGSMEDSMTINMPLSPAPTPKRVNFSPLPSPNRLRFIGSPGPSSSKGKSAMKNFLPKLNFKFRNTNSEIEKDAMLALGASPEMRGKISIARTFSLTKIFTPKMKRTSSLPATPILHSNPESAHGGIANIEADVPKGGYQLPMHRSLSVPVLNKDGSLKQMDYLGGIYRVIPTTPRPTEQIAATSIPSVAIDIGMNNNYTKDIPQEEAVCRICLVELGECSDTLKMECSCKGELALAHQECAVKWFSIKGNKTCDVCKQEVKNLPVTLLRIQNVQTRGHGARQPEVTRYRVWQDVPVLVIVSMLAYFCFLEQLLVAKMGSSAIAISLPFSCILGLLASMTSTTMVRKRYAWIYATIQFALVVLFAHIFYSVLHVQAVLSVLLATFAGFGGAMCGTSILFEILKWRRTWNAWSNTEGDSAQTNQASETIDAGQTGLQLPQSEAQNQGSGHGS, encoded by the exons ATGGACTCTGCTGAAGGGAAATCCTTAACCAACAAAAATGATGAGGGCTTTCCCAAGAACAACAGCTCTGTTAGTTTATCACCTCCTCAAGCCCCAAAG GCTGGAGATTTGAGTGAAATAACTGAGGAATCATCAAGCAGTAAGCAAGAGCGGGGAGAAGAGCTGATTTTAAAGATACCCAAGGCAATGATCGAGGGATCCATGGAGGATTCGATGACAATAAACATGCCTCTTTCACCTGCTCCAACTCCCAAAAGAGTAAATTTTTCCCCATTACCCAGCCCTAACCGACTTAGATTCATTGGATCTCCAGGCCCTTCGTCATCCAAAGGAAAATCAGCCATGAAAAATTTCCTTCCCAAACTGAACTTCAAATTCCGGAATACAAACTCGGAGATAGAAAAAGATGCCATGCTAGCACTGGGTGCTTCCCCTGAGATGCGTGGGAAGATATCAATAGCTAGAACATTCTCTCTTACGAAGATTTTCACACCCAAGATGAAGAGGACATCATCCTTACCAGCTACGCCTATTTTGCACTCAAATCCGGAGTCAGCTCATGGAGGAATTGCCAACATTGAAGCTGATGTACCT AAAGGTGGGTACCAGCTACCAATGCATCGTTCCTTGTCAGTTCCTGTCCTCAACAAAGATGGAAGCCTGAAACAGATGGACTATTTAGGTGGTATTTATCGTGTGATTCCTACTACTCCAAGACCAACAGAGCAGATTGCTGCAACATCAATACCTAGTGTAGCAATTGATATAG GTATGAACAATAACTATACCAAAGACATCCCTCAAGAAGAAGCTGTTTGTAGAATCTGCTTGGTTGAACTTGGTGAGTGCTCAGACACCCTGAAGATGGAATGCAGCTGTAAAGGTGAACTTGCACTAGCCCATCAGGAATGTGCAGTTAAATGGTTTAGCATAAAAGGCAACAAGACTTGTGATGTCTGCAAGCAAGAGGTCAAGAACTTACCTGTCACACTTTTAAGAATCCAAAATGTTCAAACTCGAGGACATGGAGCTCGTCAGCCTGAAGTAACTCGGTACAG GGTTTGGCAGGACGTTCCCGTGCTTGTTATCGTTAGCATGCTTGCGTATTTTTGTTTCCTGGAGCAACTTTTG GTTGCGAAAATGGGATCCAGTGCAATTGCCATATCTTTGCCCTTTTCTTGCATATTAGGTCTCCTTGCATCTATGACATCAACTACTATGG TAAGGAAGAGATACGCATGGATATATGCAACAATTCAGTTTGCGCTGGTGGTTCTTTTTGCACATATTTTTTACTCGGTG CTTCACGTGCAAGCAGTTCTATCTGTTCTTCTTGCAACATTTGCTGGTTTTGGAGGTGCAATGTGTGGAACTTCCATTCTTTTCGAGATTCTTAAGTGGAGAAGAACATGGAATGCTTGGTCAAATACCGAAGGTGATTCTGCACAGACGAACCAAGCTTCAGAGACCATTGATGCTGGCCAAACAGGTTTACAACTACCCCAAAGTGAAGCACAGAATCAAGGGAGTGGTCATGGCAGCTGA